Proteins encoded in a region of the Sander lucioperca isolate FBNREF2018 chromosome 18, SLUC_FBN_1.2, whole genome shotgun sequence genome:
- the plpp2a gene encoding phospholipid phosphatase 2 — translation MTEHRKKLILIVVDILCVFVAALPSAILTLMFKPYQRGIYCDDQSISYPYRRDTISHGVMASVTITCSIVIITTGEAYLVHTNRLHSNSQFNQYLSALYKVVGTFLFGGAVSQSLTDLAKFTIGRPRPNFLAVCAPVSCNGYMLQINCTGYHRNVTESRLSFYSGHSSFGMYCMLFLSLYVQARMQGKWTRLVRPTIQFFLVAFSLYVGYTRVSDYKHHWSDVLVGLLQGALIAVLTVRYVSDFFKQRLPRCTHTDTAEIEHLERKPSPQPPDSQHGNHYNYSGPV, via the exons ATGACAGAGCACAGAAAGAAGCTGATTCTGATCGTAGTGGAtattctttgtgtctttgttg CGGCTCTGCCCTCAGCCATCCTGACGCTGATGTTTAAACCGTACCAAAGAGGAATCTACTGTGATGATCAGAGCATCAGCTATCCCTACAGGAGAGACACCATCTCCCATGGAGTCATGGCTTCCGTCACCATCACCTGCtccattgtcatt ATCACCACGGGAGAGGCCTACCTTGTGCACACAAATCGCCTGCACTCCAACTCCCAGTTCAACCAGTACTTGTCAGCTCTTTATAAGGTGGTGGGAACCTTCCTGTTTGGAGGAGCTGTCAGCCAATCGCTGACTGACCTGGCCAAGTTCACTATAGGTCGTCCTCGTCCAAACTTCTTGGCCGTGTGCGCCCCGGTCAGCTGTAATGGATACATGCTGCAGATCAACTGCACCGGCTACCATCGCAATGTGACTGAATCCAG GTTGTCGTTTTACTCCGGCCACTCGTCCTTTGGGATGTACTGCATGCTCTTTCTGTCG ctcTACGTCCAGGCCCGAATGCAGGGGAAGTGGACGCGCCTGGTTCGACCGACCATCCAGTTCTTCCTGGTGGCGTTTTCTCTGTATGTAGGATACACCCGTGTGTCTGACTACAAACATCACTGGAGTGACGTACTGGTGGGGCTGCTGCAGGGAGCTCTTATCGCTGTGCTCACT GTCCGATACGTGTCCGACTTCTTCAAGCAGCGCCTTCctcgctgcacacacacagacacggcaGAGATCGAACACCTTGAACGCAAACCAAGCCCACAGCCTCCTGACTCGCAGCACGGAAACCACTACAACTACTCTGGACCTGTATGA